The stretch of DNA ACCGTAGTTCGCAGAAACCTGCGTCCATGCAGTTTCTACTCACTCGCAGCCTGCGCGGAAAAACCGCTTGCTGCTCTGGTTGCGCTTGCGTTCCTCGCATCCGCTGCGGTACGCGCTCCACGCACCCATCCATGGGTGTGTACACGGCTTCGCTTCGCACGGCGCAACTCCTTAGAGCGTCATTCTGAGCGTATGCGAAGAATCTCCGCCGGATTTGTTACTCCGGCTTTCCTCCCGGACCGTAAAAGTGAAATAAAATACGTAAGACAACTATACTACCATTAATTCGTATGTCAAAGGGGTAAAGGGGGATTTTTACAAAACTTGATAATAAAAAAGCTGCCCCGTGGGACAGCTTTTATGACCGCTATTTTTATTTTTCAGAAAAATTATTTCAGCTTATTTGGCCACTCTGTTCAGGAGCAGTCCGTCGAACTCTTCTTTCAGCTCGTAAGCATTGCCGAGATATGTTATATCCACAGAATCAGCAAGATAGCTTACTTCGTCAATCGTGAGGGAAGTCTTCTTGAATATGTCCTTCGTGCTGAGAACCCTTTCGCTCCACGGTTCGAATGAGTGCATGCTGAGAAGGTAGAAGTGTTCTTCCGTGATAATGATCCTGACAAGGATGACATTTCTGTAGGATTCGAGAGCCCTGTCATAAATCCTGAAAATATCACCCACACCGTAACGGGTTTTCTGTTCCATATTGCATCACCTCTTGTTCTTCACAATACACCATTCCATCGGCATTTCAAGACAGAATAAAAAGTTTTTCACTAATAAAACAACCACCCTTGATTTAATAATGGGTGTATAATTTAACCATAAAAATACAGCAAAAACAGAACCATGTATTTTTTTATAAATATATAATAATAAAAAGATAAATATCTCATCAATAATATCAATAGCTACTATTGGACGCGGAATCAATCCTGACACACTGAAAGCATGCATAAATATTAACAATGTTTTAAATATTTTCGGATAAAAGTTAACCGCAAGTGGAACAGAACGAAAAGACAATTTTGTTTCTTCAGAAACCCATGTTTTTACGAATAGATTTTTTATGCAATTTTGTGATTTTTATGCATTTTACGCTGTCTTTTACTGCCGTCATTTACAAAATATGCCATTTTATATGAAATACTGCCCCGGATACAGTCGTGAAACACACTTTTTCACACATGAAACAGAAATTCTGAACATGTATTTTGTCAAGAATCTGCAATATGTTACGGAAATTCAACTGAAAAACTTGACATAGTTTGTAATTTTCCTGTAAATAGTGCGGAATGAAACATAATGCACCGATAATAGAACTGAACAACATTACAAAATCGTTCGGCGATAATACCATTTTGAAGAATCTCAATCTCTCCATATCTGACGGGGAGTTTGTTACCCTTCTCGGTCCGTCCGGATGCGGCAAAACAACAATACTCCGGCTTATTGCGGGGTTTGAACAGCCAGATGAGGGGAGAATACTGCTCGCCGGAGATGACATAACCGACCTTCCGTCCAACAAAAGACACGTCAATACGGTTTTTCAGAGCTATGCCCTCTTCCCTCACATGACAGTTTTTGAAAATGTCGCTTTCGGGCTCAATATGGACAAAATGCCGAAATCCGAGATCAAAACCCATGTGGATGAAGTTCTCCGCATGGTGAAAATGTCCGAATATGCAGACAGAAAACCCAGCCAGCTCTCAGGCGGTCAGCAGCAAAGGGTGGCCATAGCCCGCGCTGTGGTAAAAAAGCCTCGTATACTGCTGCTTGATGAGCCCCTTTCCGCTCTGGACTTCAAACTCCGCAAACAGATGCAGGTTGAGCTTAAGCAGCTTCAGCGCAGGCTGGGGATAACCTTCATCTTCGTAACCCACGATCAGGAAGAGGCGCTCAGCATGTCCGACCGTGTTATCGTTATGGATGAAGGGGTTATACAGCAGTCCGGTACGCCCAAGCAGGTTTATGAGCAGCCGGCGAACCTTTTTGTTGCCCGTTTCGTGGGTGAGATAAACATTCTGGACTCTGTGGTGGAAAAACACACTGACAACGGATTTGCCTGTAAAATCGAAGGCTTCTCCTGTGAAATACATACAAAGAAACGCCCTGCGGAAGGGGTGAAGGTAAATATCCTTCTCCGCCCGGAAGACCTGCGGGTTGCTGAACTCGCAAAAACCGAAAAACCGGAAGCGGGTTCCATTTTCGGCAGGGTGGAGGAAACCACCTACAAAGGCGCAACCCTTGAATCCATCATTGTTCTGCCTTCGGGCAAAAAACTTCTCGCCAGTGAGTTTTTTGATGAAGAGTATGAGGAGTTCGACTACAAACTGGGACAGGACGTGGCGGTAAGCTGGGTTGGCGGCTGGGAGGTGGTTCTGGCCGATGAATGAGAGAAGCCTCTTTAAAACAACAGTTATCACCGTAATTTCGCTGTGGTTTATAGTTTTTGTTTTCGTTCCCAATATCCTTGTATTCGGCGTGAGCTTCCTTGAGAGGCATGAGAGCAATTTCGTAACATTTACATTCACCCTTGAAAACTATCAGAGAATTTTTTCCAGCGTATATTTTACGGTATTCGCCGATTCTTTCAGGCTGGCTTTTATCTCCATGCTGATATGCCTCGTTGTGGGCTATCCCTTCGCTTACAGGCTGGCAAGGCTTAAAGGCAGAGTGAAAAATATACTCTTCATGCTGATTATCATCCCTTTCTGGACAAGCTCGCTCATACGCACCTATGCGATTATGATAGTGCTGAAAACAAACGGACTGCTGAACACTGTGCTTCTCGGTCTCGGTATAATAAATGAGCCGCTGGAGCTTCTCTACACCGGCACAGCGGTGACCATAGGCATGGTTTACTCTCTGCTGCCGTTTATGATTCTGCCTCTGTACGCCAGCATAGAAAAGCTGGACAAGGTGTACATCGAAGCCGCAGGAGACCTCGGCGCAGGAAAGATTCAGACTTTTATAAAAATTGTAATCCCACTGACAATGCCGGGGATCATAGCCGGATGCACTCTGGTTTTCCTCCCCTCGTTCTGCCTGTTTTACATACCCGACCTCATGGGGGGCGCAAAGGATCTGCTTATCGGCAACCTGATCAAAAACCAGTTTCTCTCCGCCCGTGACTGGCCCTTCGGCTCTGCGGTGAGTGTTGTGCTCACGGGGATTATGGCTGTGCTCCTGTTTGCTTATTACAAGAGCACCAAGCTTGTGCAGAAAGCAGGGGAGAAGGGTGCGGTATGAGCAGATTCTTCAAAAGCACATACATGCTGATGGTTTACCTTTTTCTTTATATCCCGGTTATCATCCTTGTTGTAAACTCATTTAACTCATCCAAATACATGACTGGCTGGCGCGGCTTCACCCTTGACTGGTACAGCAAGCTTGCCTCCAACACCATGCTGATTGATGCCGCCGTCAACTCTTTTACGGTGGCGTTCCTCTCCGCATCCGCCGCAACTGTCATAGGCACACTGACAGCGGTAACACTTTACAGGTACAGCTTTTTCGGCAAAAAGCTCCTTTATGCCCTCGTATATGTGGTGATAATGTCGCCGGATATTGTCATGGGTATATCACTTCTGGTGCTGTTTGCATCAGTTAAGATTGAACTTGGTTTCTGGACCCTGCTGGTGTCGCACATAACCTTCTCCATACCCTTTGTGGTGGTTACGGTTTTTTCACGCCTCAGCGGGTTTGACAAAAATGTGATAGAAGCGGCAAAAGATCTCGGCGCGGATGAGATGAGGATTTTCAAATCAGTAATCCTCCCCATGTCTCTCCCTGCGGTGGCTGCGGGGTGGCTCCTCAGCTTCACCCTTTCGCTGGATGATGTGATTGTCTCCTTTTTTGTAACGGGGCCGGGGTATGAGGTTCTGCCCCTGCGCATATTCTCTATGGTTAGGCTGGGCGTAAAGCCTGAAATAAACGCGCTCTGCGCGATTATATTACTGTTTTCGCTCGTCATGGTTATGACGTCGCAATTCTTGATGAGGGAGAGAAAATGAAGCTTTTTAAAATTCTTGCACTTCTTCTGGTTATGAGCATGCCCCTTGCGGCATCCGCAAAGGAGCTCTACCTGTACAACTGGTCAGAGTATATGCCTGAGGAAGTAATTCAGAAGTTCCAGAAAGAAACGGGGATCAAGGTAATCTACAACACCTATGACAGCAACGAGGCAATGTACGCCAAAGTCAAGCTCATAAGTGGCAAAGGGTACGATCTTATTGTTCCCTCCACCTACTATGTGAGCAAAATGAGGAAGGAAAACCTCCTTGCCAAAATCGACAAAAACAAGCTCACCAACTTCAAAAACCTTGATAAAACACTGCTGAACAAACCCTATGACCCCGGCAACGATTACAGCGTTCCGTATCTCTGGGGAAGCACCGGAATCTCCTACAACGCAGACAGGGTGAAGGATAAAATAGACAGCTGGAGTGTACTCTGGCAGCCAAAATACAAAGGAAAAATCCTGCTCACTGATGATGTGCGAGAGGTTTTCCAGATGGCGCTTGTTCAGCTCGGCTACTCCGGCAACACAATAAAGGAAGCCGAAATCAAGGCCGCATATGAACTGCTGAAAAAGCTTATGCCCTCAGTGCGCACCTTTAACTCGGAATCACCCAAGGTTCCCTACATCAACGGTGAGGTTATTATCGGCATGAACTGGAACGGCGAGGCCTTCCTTGCTCAGGAAGAGATGCCCTCCATGAGATATGTTTACCCGAAAGAAGGCGTAATACTCTGGATGGACAACTTTG from Geovibrio ferrireducens encodes:
- the potC gene encoding spermidine/putrescine ABC transporter permease PotC → MSRFFKSTYMLMVYLFLYIPVIILVVNSFNSSKYMTGWRGFTLDWYSKLASNTMLIDAAVNSFTVAFLSASAATVIGTLTAVTLYRYSFFGKKLLYALVYVVIMSPDIVMGISLLVLFASVKIELGFWTLLVSHITFSIPFVVVTVFSRLSGFDKNVIEAAKDLGADEMRIFKSVILPMSLPAVAAGWLLSFTLSLDDVIVSFFVTGPGYEVLPLRIFSMVRLGVKPEINALCAIILLFSLVMVMTSQFLMRERK
- the potB gene encoding spermidine/putrescine ABC transporter permease PotB encodes the protein MNERSLFKTTVITVISLWFIVFVFVPNILVFGVSFLERHESNFVTFTFTLENYQRIFSSVYFTVFADSFRLAFISMLICLVVGYPFAYRLARLKGRVKNILFMLIIIPFWTSSLIRTYAIMIVLKTNGLLNTVLLGLGIINEPLELLYTGTAVTIGMVYSLLPFMILPLYASIEKLDKVYIEAAGDLGAGKIQTFIKIVIPLTMPGIIAGCTLVFLPSFCLFYIPDLMGGAKDLLIGNLIKNQFLSARDWPFGSAVSVVLTGIMAVLLFAYYKSTKLVQKAGEKGAV
- the potA gene encoding spermidine/putrescine ABC transporter ATP-binding protein PotA, with the translated sequence MKHNAPIIELNNITKSFGDNTILKNLNLSISDGEFVTLLGPSGCGKTTILRLIAGFEQPDEGRILLAGDDITDLPSNKRHVNTVFQSYALFPHMTVFENVAFGLNMDKMPKSEIKTHVDEVLRMVKMSEYADRKPSQLSGGQQQRVAIARAVVKKPRILLLDEPLSALDFKLRKQMQVELKQLQRRLGITFIFVTHDQEEALSMSDRVIVMDEGVIQQSGTPKQVYEQPANLFVARFVGEINILDSVVEKHTDNGFACKIEGFSCEIHTKKRPAEGVKVNILLRPEDLRVAELAKTEKPEAGSIFGRVEETTYKGATLESIIVLPSGKKLLASEFFDEEYEEFDYKLGQDVAVSWVGGWEVVLADE
- a CDS encoding extracellular solute-binding protein, yielding MKLFKILALLLVMSMPLAASAKELYLYNWSEYMPEEVIQKFQKETGIKVIYNTYDSNEAMYAKVKLISGKGYDLIVPSTYYVSKMRKENLLAKIDKNKLTNFKNLDKTLLNKPYDPGNDYSVPYLWGSTGISYNADRVKDKIDSWSVLWQPKYKGKILLTDDVREVFQMALVQLGYSGNTIKEAEIKAAYELLKKLMPSVRTFNSESPKVPYINGEVIIGMNWNGEAFLAQEEMPSMRYVYPKEGVILWMDNFAIPKNAKNINEAHAFINFVLRPEIAKIISEEIGYAIPNKEGKKLLAPEVRNNPISYPSDAIVAKGEFQEDVGDAILIYEKYWEMLKTGK